The Argopecten irradians isolate NY chromosome 6, Ai_NY, whole genome shotgun sequence genome has a window encoding:
- the LOC138325498 gene encoding SET domain-containing protein 9-like isoform X2 — protein MFLKSLRNKWKQYRSMRAVAPSENDKVLSDSQVEQYLLHFFKNLENERCSNAKTSDPWEAPKLTIEEQYIQYKRNLRVMKECVGFTTERKPSLIPGGGTGVFVTEGEVPQGTVVSMYPGTIYRPGEPVLLQSLANPFIFRCIDAVLLDGNDKNISKFIYKSCGQRDRHGPYLTCDLTWVTPNPVNPLAVGQYVNNQSKQFPANVAYQEFDIPLEFPFHLRKYIPNINYSSSIQDGLTEQRLTRVVVLVSLRRIEQGEELFSSYFTVVH, from the exons ATGTTTTTAAAAAGTCTACGTAACAAATGGAAACAATATAG GAGTATGAGAGCAGTTGCTCCCAGTGAAAATGATAAAGTATTAAGTGATTCTCAGGTAGAACAATATCTATTGCACTTTTTTAAAAATCTGGAAAATGAAAGATGCTCAAATGCCAAAACTTCAGATCCATGGGAAGCACCGAAACTTACCATAGAagaacaatatatacaatacaaacgCAACTTGAGAGTGATGAAGGAATGTGTTGGGTTCACTACAGAAAGGAAGCCAAGTTTGATACCTGGTGGTGGAACAGGTGTGTTTGTTACTGAAGGTGAAGTGCCCCAGGGAACAGTGGTGTCTATGTACCCAGGAACAATATATCGGCCAGGAGAACCAGTGTTACTACAGAGCCTAGCTAATCCGTTTATATTTCGTTGTATTGATGCCGTCCTCCTTGATGgcaatgataaaaatatttctaaatttatttacaa GTCATGTGGTCAAAGAGATAGACATGGGCCCTATTTGACCTGTGACCTCACCTGGGTAACACCAAACCCAGTGAATCCATTGGCTGTAGGACAATATGTTAACAACCAATCAAAAC AGTTTCCTGCTAATGTAGCTTACCAAGAGTTTGACATTCCTTTGGAGTTTCCTTTTCACCTGAGAAAATACATCCCTAACATCAACTACAGCTCTTCTATTCAGGATGGCTTAACAGAGCAAAG GTTGACAAGAGTTGTCGTTCTTGTGTCACTGAGGAGGATAGAACAAGGGGAAGAACTCTTCTCAAGTTATTTTACTGTTgttcattga
- the LOC138325498 gene encoding SET domain-containing protein 9-like isoform X1, with translation MFLKSLRNKWKQYRYRLVPWIALNIKDRSMRAVAPSENDKVLSDSQVEQYLLHFFKNLENERCSNAKTSDPWEAPKLTIEEQYIQYKRNLRVMKECVGFTTERKPSLIPGGGTGVFVTEGEVPQGTVVSMYPGTIYRPGEPVLLQSLANPFIFRCIDAVLLDGNDKNISKFIYKSCGQRDRHGPYLTCDLTWVTPNPVNPLAVGQYVNNQSKQFPANVAYQEFDIPLEFPFHLRKYIPNINYSSSIQDGLTEQRLTRVVVLVSLRRIEQGEELFSSYFTVVH, from the exons ATGTTTTTAAAAAGTCTACGTAACAAATGGAAACAATATAGGTACCGCTTAGTGCCATGGATAGCATTGAACATTAAAGACAG GAGTATGAGAGCAGTTGCTCCCAGTGAAAATGATAAAGTATTAAGTGATTCTCAGGTAGAACAATATCTATTGCACTTTTTTAAAAATCTGGAAAATGAAAGATGCTCAAATGCCAAAACTTCAGATCCATGGGAAGCACCGAAACTTACCATAGAagaacaatatatacaatacaaacgCAACTTGAGAGTGATGAAGGAATGTGTTGGGTTCACTACAGAAAGGAAGCCAAGTTTGATACCTGGTGGTGGAACAGGTGTGTTTGTTACTGAAGGTGAAGTGCCCCAGGGAACAGTGGTGTCTATGTACCCAGGAACAATATATCGGCCAGGAGAACCAGTGTTACTACAGAGCCTAGCTAATCCGTTTATATTTCGTTGTATTGATGCCGTCCTCCTTGATGgcaatgataaaaatatttctaaatttatttacaa GTCATGTGGTCAAAGAGATAGACATGGGCCCTATTTGACCTGTGACCTCACCTGGGTAACACCAAACCCAGTGAATCCATTGGCTGTAGGACAATATGTTAACAACCAATCAAAAC AGTTTCCTGCTAATGTAGCTTACCAAGAGTTTGACATTCCTTTGGAGTTTCCTTTTCACCTGAGAAAATACATCCCTAACATCAACTACAGCTCTTCTATTCAGGATGGCTTAACAGAGCAAAG GTTGACAAGAGTTGTCGTTCTTGTGTCACTGAGGAGGATAGAACAAGGGGAAGAACTCTTCTCAAGTTATTTTACTGTTgttcattga
- the LOC138325498 gene encoding SET domain-containing protein 9-like isoform X3, with the protein MRAVAPSENDKVLSDSQVEQYLLHFFKNLENERCSNAKTSDPWEAPKLTIEEQYIQYKRNLRVMKECVGFTTERKPSLIPGGGTGVFVTEGEVPQGTVVSMYPGTIYRPGEPVLLQSLANPFIFRCIDAVLLDGNDKNISKFIYKSCGQRDRHGPYLTCDLTWVTPNPVNPLAVGQYVNNQSKQFPANVAYQEFDIPLEFPFHLRKYIPNINYSSSIQDGLTEQRLTRVVVLVSLRRIEQGEELFSSYFTVVH; encoded by the exons ATGAGAGCAGTTGCTCCCAGTGAAAATGATAAAGTATTAAGTGATTCTCAGGTAGAACAATATCTATTGCACTTTTTTAAAAATCTGGAAAATGAAAGATGCTCAAATGCCAAAACTTCAGATCCATGGGAAGCACCGAAACTTACCATAGAagaacaatatatacaatacaaacgCAACTTGAGAGTGATGAAGGAATGTGTTGGGTTCACTACAGAAAGGAAGCCAAGTTTGATACCTGGTGGTGGAACAGGTGTGTTTGTTACTGAAGGTGAAGTGCCCCAGGGAACAGTGGTGTCTATGTACCCAGGAACAATATATCGGCCAGGAGAACCAGTGTTACTACAGAGCCTAGCTAATCCGTTTATATTTCGTTGTATTGATGCCGTCCTCCTTGATGgcaatgataaaaatatttctaaatttatttacaa GTCATGTGGTCAAAGAGATAGACATGGGCCCTATTTGACCTGTGACCTCACCTGGGTAACACCAAACCCAGTGAATCCATTGGCTGTAGGACAATATGTTAACAACCAATCAAAAC AGTTTCCTGCTAATGTAGCTTACCAAGAGTTTGACATTCCTTTGGAGTTTCCTTTTCACCTGAGAAAATACATCCCTAACATCAACTACAGCTCTTCTATTCAGGATGGCTTAACAGAGCAAAG GTTGACAAGAGTTGTCGTTCTTGTGTCACTGAGGAGGATAGAACAAGGGGAAGAACTCTTCTCAAGTTATTTTACTGTTgttcattga
- the LOC138325500 gene encoding thioredoxin domain-containing protein 12-like — MADKMNLLAWILVTCHVSVVFSNELARGWGDDIAWVKLDDGLIQAKTENKPVMLIIHKSWCGACKSLKPKVQASSAIKEVSKDFVMVNAEDDEEPGDSKFSPDGGYIPRIFFLDSDGNVLNDFYNKDGNSQYKYYYYSADHIVKTMKSVLDSVKGGNTGNEEL, encoded by the exons ATGGCGGACAAGATGAATTTGCTTGCGTGGATCCTGGTTACTTGCCACGTTTCCGTAGTGTTTTCCAACGAGCTAGCCAGAG GATGGGGAGATGACATTGCCTGGGTAAAATTAGATGATGGCCTGATACAAGCAAAGACAGA GAACAAACCTGTGATGCTGATCATACACAAATCCTGGTGTGGAGCTTGCAAAT CCTTAAAACCAAAGGTTCAAGCATCATCAGCTATTAAAGAAGTCAGTAAAGATTTTGTAATGGTTAATGCAGAG GATGATGAGGAGCCTGGAGACTCCAAATTTTCACCTGATGGAGGATACATTCCGCGTATATTTTTCTTAG ATTCTGATGGAAATGTTTTAAACGACTTTTATAATAAAGATGGTAATAGCCAGTACAAGTATTACTACTATAGTGCAGATCACA TTGTAAAGACCATGAAGTCGGTATTGGACTCGGTTAAGGGAGGTAATACTGGTAACGAGGAGTTATGA